One window of Watersipora subatra chromosome 3, tzWatSuba1.1, whole genome shotgun sequence genomic DNA carries:
- the LOC137390050 gene encoding sugar transporter SWEET1-like, with the protein MEVLERSLQAVGLFNILAGIPGSLKMWKTGKTAGWPTLFFIIGLCGAVGMFAYGLLQNNPTLYVLNGLQVLTNTYYVLSFILLAGLQTDCMIYLTVAATYLAGLYGAYHSYDSSQLDERLNLIGSSTSAIFFLMNCSTILEVISAVKAKSARFDLTMLMFGMLSNALWITYGLLLNDLFIYGPALPFVVIGLMKIILMFTFSSHGKNKDD; encoded by the exons ATGGAGGTTTTGGAGCGTTCCCTGCAAGCCGTTGGACTTTTTAACATTCTCGCTGGAAT TCCTGGTTCGCTGAAAATGTGGAAAACTGGAAAGACTGCAGGGTGGCCTACACTATTTTTCATCATCGGGCTATGTGG GGCTGTCGGAATGTTTGCCTATGGGCTGCTCCAGAACAACCCTACACTCTATGTTCTGAATGGCCTCCAGGTGCTCACCAACACATACTATGTCCTTTCCTTCATTCTACTCGCTGGATTACAG ACAGACTGTATGATATACTTGACTGTTGCTGCGACCTACCTAGCTGGTCTCTATGGTGCCTATCACAGCTACGACAGCTCACAGCTCGATGAGAGACTCAATCTCATTGGATCCTCTACCAGTGCCATCTTCTTTCTTATGAACTGTTCGACGATCCTTGAAGTG ATTAGTGCAGTGAAAGCCAAATCTGCAAGGTTCGACCTAACGATGCTGATGTTTGGGATGTTGAGCAATGCACTTTGGATAACCTATGGATTGCTTCTCAATGACCTTTTTATATAT GGACCAGCACTGCCTTTTGTTGTCATAGGATTAATGAAGATCATATTGATGTTTACATTCTCTTCACATGGGAAAAACAAGGATGACTAG